Proteins encoded within one genomic window of Halorussus salilacus:
- a CDS encoding ribosome assembly factor SBDS: MIPLEEAVTARLESHGERFEVLVDPDAALAIKRGEFDGELEDVIAAEDVFENASRGDRPAETALEEVFGTTDPLEIIPEVIERGEIQITAEQRREMQEQKHRNLVNRITRNAVNPQMDNAPHPPERIESALEETDFRVDPMEPVETQVDDALDALRPVIPIRFDEVTIAVQVPPDYAGSAQSQIRQFGDLDREEWQNDGSWVGVLTFPAGMQNEFYDLVNEITSGEAETRIIKDEDDLKTR, translated from the coding sequence ATGATACCACTCGAAGAGGCGGTGACCGCGCGCCTCGAATCCCACGGCGAGCGGTTCGAAGTGCTGGTCGACCCGGACGCCGCGCTCGCCATCAAGCGCGGGGAGTTCGACGGCGAGCTGGAGGACGTCATCGCGGCCGAAGACGTGTTCGAGAACGCGAGCAGGGGCGACCGACCCGCCGAGACCGCGCTCGAAGAGGTGTTCGGCACGACCGACCCCCTCGAAATCATCCCCGAAGTCATCGAGCGCGGCGAGATACAGATCACCGCCGAACAGCGCCGCGAGATGCAGGAGCAAAAGCACCGGAACCTCGTCAACCGCATCACGCGCAACGCGGTCAATCCCCAGATGGACAACGCGCCCCACCCGCCCGAGCGAATCGAGTCGGCGTTAGAGGAGACCGACTTCCGGGTCGACCCGATGGAGCCCGTCGAGACGCAGGTCGACGACGCCCTCGATGCGCTTCGCCCCGTCATCCCCATCCGGTTCGACGAGGTCACAATCGCGGTGCAGGTGCCCCCCGACTACGCCGGGAGCGCGCAGTCCCAGATACGCCAGTTCGGCGACCTCGACCGCGAGGAATGGCAGAACGACGGCTCGTGGGTCGGCGTGCTCACCTTCCCCGCGGGGATGCAAAACGAGTTCTACGACCTCGTCAACGAGATCACGAGCGGCGAGGCCGAGACCAGAATCATCAAGGACGAGGACGACCTCAAGACGCGGTGA
- a CDS encoding DUF7344 domain-containing protein, with protein sequence MTAERGRSLARPGNWERSKPTVVEAVLNRRRRYALYYLRERAGPVDLDDLVRQVAAWEAGKTPGEVARADRVAVGASLRETHLPFLAQRNIVRYDPHCDRATYCATDPALAVYLENDPRTAVRWHRVYLLLTAVVAVFVGLVWVGVGPFARVNPLAVAAVAVALFAAASVGHWYDVYRWRRRTEDLPPDFVVEFEEDADGRNGESASSAAADEADESEEGEEGDDGNESEEGDDGDWPR encoded by the coding sequence ATGACAGCCGAACGAGGCCGCTCGCTCGCCCGGCCCGGGAACTGGGAGCGTTCGAAACCGACCGTCGTCGAGGCGGTTCTGAACCGCCGTCGTCGGTACGCCCTCTACTACCTCCGCGAGCGGGCCGGACCGGTCGACCTCGACGACCTCGTCCGTCAGGTCGCTGCGTGGGAGGCCGGGAAGACCCCCGGGGAGGTGGCCCGCGCCGACCGCGTCGCGGTCGGCGCGTCGCTCCGGGAGACCCACCTCCCGTTTCTGGCCCAGCGGAACATCGTGCGCTACGACCCTCACTGCGACCGGGCGACCTACTGCGCGACCGACCCGGCGCTCGCGGTGTACCTCGAAAACGACCCCCGGACTGCGGTTCGCTGGCACCGGGTGTACCTCCTGCTGACCGCGGTCGTGGCCGTCTTCGTGGGGCTGGTCTGGGTCGGCGTCGGACCGTTCGCGCGGGTGAATCCCCTCGCGGTCGCCGCGGTCGCGGTCGCGCTGTTCGCGGCCGCGAGCGTCGGCCACTGGTACGACGTCTACCGGTGGCGGCGACGGACCGAGGACCTGCCGCCCGACTTCGTGGTCGAGTTCGAGGAGGACGCCGACGGGCGAAACGGGGAGTCGGCTTCGTCGGCCGCGGCCGACGAAGCCGACGAGAGCGAGGAGGGCGAGGAAGGCGATGACGGAAACGAGAGCGAGGAGGGCGACGACGGAGACTGGCCGAGGTAG
- a CDS encoding PIN domain-containing protein: MYVETDFLTALVKDDDWLREPALRALEERDDIHTSILAYAEVLVLFYDRETAEYDIDPPRAISNLLELVPVVPEAHEDAVLAAAAFLDEYEMTPFDALHAGIVTTGEDRVLSSERDYDSIGLERVPLESETAE, from the coding sequence GTGTACGTCGAAACCGACTTCCTCACCGCCCTCGTGAAGGACGACGACTGGCTCCGCGAACCCGCGCTTCGCGCGCTCGAAGAGCGCGACGACATCCACACGTCCATCCTCGCGTACGCCGAGGTACTGGTGCTGTTCTACGACCGCGAGACCGCGGAGTACGACATCGACCCACCGCGGGCGATTTCGAACCTCCTGGAACTCGTTCCGGTCGTCCCGGAAGCACACGAGGACGCCGTGCTGGCCGCCGCGGCTTTCCTCGACGAGTACGAGATGACCCCGTTCGACGCGCTCCACGCCGGAATCGTTACCACCGGCGAGGACCGGGTGCTGTCGAGTGAGCGTGACTACGACAGTATCGGTCTCGAACGCGTTCCGTTGGAGTCCGAGACCGCCGAGTGA
- a CDS encoding tRNA (cytidine(56)-2'-O)-methyltransferase gives MQGEPEVAVLRLGHRPGRDERMTTHVGLTARALGADRAILAGDASKSVETVEDITDRFGGPFAVELTDSPRQVLREWDGRVVHLTMYGERVQDVEGEIRESRADGEPILAVVGSQKVSFDVYEAADWNVGVTNQPHSEVAGLAVFLDRLFEGRELEREWEGASHRVIPEETGKTVVPADEE, from the coding sequence ATGCAAGGCGAACCCGAGGTCGCGGTCCTCCGGCTCGGCCACCGGCCCGGCCGCGACGAGCGGATGACGACCCACGTCGGCCTGACCGCCAGGGCGCTGGGAGCCGACCGCGCGATTCTGGCGGGCGACGCGAGCAAGTCGGTCGAGACGGTCGAGGACATCACCGACCGGTTCGGCGGCCCCTTCGCGGTCGAACTCACCGACAGTCCCCGGCAGGTCCTCCGGGAGTGGGACGGCCGGGTCGTCCACCTGACGATGTACGGCGAGCGCGTCCAAGACGTGGAGGGCGAGATTCGGGAGTCCCGCGCCGACGGCGAGCCCATCCTCGCGGTCGTCGGCTCCCAGAAGGTGTCGTTCGACGTGTACGAGGCCGCAGACTGGAACGTCGGCGTGACCAACCAGCCCCACTCGGAGGTGGCCGGGCTCGCGGTGTTCCTCGACCGACTGTTCGAGGGCCGGGAGTTAGAGCGCGAGTGGGAGGGCGCGAGCCATCGAGTGATTCCCGAGGAGACCGGCAAGACGGTGGTGCCAGCAGACGAGGAGTGA
- a CDS encoding DUF2209 family protein, which yields MDVSGRHEEDGEYLMVAAAVHAAVDSTRPRSVEGMGFATSRAQPTFENVARVVSEAVADLPEPPDGPVVAERGEFYEEPAWEVGQFFDTEFKYVESIAQRETVEAAHHAAYAARKLLL from the coding sequence GTGGACGTGAGCGGCCGCCACGAGGAGGACGGCGAGTACCTCATGGTGGCCGCGGCGGTCCACGCCGCGGTGGACTCGACCCGCCCCCGGAGCGTCGAGGGGATGGGGTTCGCCACCAGCCGCGCTCAGCCCACCTTCGAGAACGTCGCGCGAGTCGTCTCGGAGGCCGTCGCCGACCTCCCCGAACCGCCCGACGGACCCGTGGTCGCCGAGCGCGGCGAGTTCTACGAGGAACCCGCGTGGGAGGTCGGACAGTTCTTCGACACCGAGTTCAAGTACGTCGAGAGCATAGCTCAGCGCGAAACAGTGGAAGCCGCACACCACGCCGCGTACGCCGCCCGAAAACTGCTCCTATGA
- a CDS encoding NAD(P)H-hydrate dehydratase, producing the protein MISSERMAQVDENAAALGVPRKQLMESSGNAVAREVRAVADPGARVAVVAGRGNNGGDAFVAARFLDDYGVSVHLLGRAETISTDIARENWAALQKAGYDTEEVTDSRDLDLPEADVLVDAMLGTGVSGALREPEATAAERVNDADATVVAVDVPSGLDADTGEAPGAVVETDRVVAFHDAKPGLESLDAEVTVADIGVPPAAERFVGPGDLRPVRGGAKGEDVRAYVVGGGPYTGAPALAAQAALRAGADLSFVAAPEAVAGEIQGYAEDLIVQSYDGNRLAPEQVPDLVETAERYDDVVVLGPGLGSADETLEAAERFLAAFSGPAVVDADALPVVPEVETDATLVCTPNRKELAAMGGPEIESAAELGERADDIADFAADLGHVVLAKAKDDVITDGERTRVNRAGTPGMTVGGTGDTLAGTVAGLLGAHDPFESAAMAAYANGRAAELLDDRHDGLLASDLLDALPRALWGGDDE; encoded by the coding sequence ATGATTTCGTCCGAGCGGATGGCCCAGGTGGACGAGAACGCGGCCGCGCTGGGCGTCCCCCGAAAGCAGTTGATGGAGTCGAGCGGCAACGCCGTCGCCCGCGAGGTCCGGGCGGTCGCCGACCCCGGCGCGCGGGTCGCGGTCGTCGCGGGACGCGGCAACAACGGCGGCGACGCCTTCGTCGCCGCGCGATTTCTGGATGACTACGGCGTGTCGGTCCACCTGCTCGGTCGGGCCGAGACCATCTCGACCGACATCGCCCGCGAGAACTGGGCGGCCCTGCAGAAGGCCGGATACGACACCGAGGAGGTCACCGACTCCCGGGACCTCGACCTGCCGGAGGCCGACGTACTCGTCGACGCCATGCTCGGGACCGGCGTCTCGGGCGCGCTCCGGGAACCCGAGGCCACCGCGGCCGAGCGCGTCAACGACGCCGACGCGACGGTCGTCGCGGTCGACGTGCCCTCGGGGCTCGACGCCGACACCGGCGAGGCCCCCGGCGCGGTCGTCGAGACCGACCGGGTCGTGGCCTTCCACGACGCCAAGCCCGGCCTCGAATCGCTCGACGCCGAGGTGACGGTCGCCGACATCGGCGTCCCCCCGGCGGCCGAGCGGTTCGTCGGACCGGGCGACCTTCGGCCCGTCCGGGGCGGCGCGAAGGGCGAGGACGTGCGGGCCTACGTCGTCGGCGGCGGCCCGTACACCGGCGCGCCCGCGCTCGCGGCACAGGCGGCGCTCCGGGCGGGCGCGGACCTCTCGTTCGTCGCCGCGCCCGAGGCGGTCGCGGGCGAGATTCAGGGGTACGCCGAGGACCTCATCGTCCAGTCCTACGACGGCAATCGGCTCGCCCCCGAGCAGGTCCCGGACCTCGTGGAGACCGCCGAGCGCTACGACGACGTGGTGGTCCTCGGGCCGGGCCTCGGGAGCGCCGACGAGACCTTGGAGGCCGCCGAGCGCTTCCTCGCGGCGTTCTCCGGCCCGGCGGTCGTGGACGCCGACGCGCTCCCCGTAGTTCCGGAGGTCGAGACCGACGCCACGCTGGTCTGCACGCCGAACCGCAAGGAGTTGGCGGCGATGGGCGGCCCCGAAATCGAGAGCGCGGCGGAACTGGGCGAGCGCGCCGACGACATCGCCGACTTCGCCGCCGACCTCGGCCACGTCGTGCTGGCGAAGGCGAAGGACGACGTGATAACCGACGGCGAGCGGACCCGGGTCAACCGGGCGGGCACGCCGGGGATGACGGTCGGCGGCACGGGCGACACCCTCGCGGGCACGGTCGCGGGCCTGCTGGGCGCGCACGACCCCTTCGAGTCGGCCGCGATGGCGGCCTACGCCAACGGCCGGGCAGCCGAACTGCTGGACGACCGCCACGACGGCCTGCTGGCCTCGGACCTGCTCGACGCGCTTCCCCGCGCGCTGTGGGGTGGTGACGATGAGTAA
- a CDS encoding NAD-dependent epimerase/dehydratase family protein: MKLSDKRIVITGGAGLVGSHLAERLAPDNDVVVADDCSKGDPERVTDDAEFVRADMTDPDDVAEVVTEDVDIVFHFAAYTDTNYDDDRQLFEENGAMTYNVLERMDEVGVDKLAFTSSSTVYGEAPMPTPEDYAPLEPISIYGSSKLADEAIVSTYAHSYGIQAWVYRFANIVGPHQRGNVVPDFIEKLLDDPETLTILGDGRQEKSYLHVEECVDAMCHVVEHADDDLNIYNLGTRTTTSVNSIADIVADEMGLDPDYEYTGGDRGWTGDVPKMRLSIEKLSALGWEPSTSSDEAVRKATRQLLAELRAER; this comes from the coding sequence ATGAAGCTCTCCGACAAGCGGATCGTCATCACCGGCGGGGCGGGCCTCGTCGGCTCGCACCTCGCCGAGCGACTCGCGCCCGACAACGACGTGGTCGTCGCAGACGACTGCTCGAAGGGCGACCCCGAGCGCGTGACCGACGACGCCGAGTTCGTCCGGGCGGACATGACCGACCCCGACGACGTGGCCGAAGTCGTGACCGAGGACGTGGACATCGTCTTCCACTTCGCGGCCTACACCGACACCAACTACGACGACGACCGCCAGCTGTTCGAGGAGAACGGCGCGATGACCTACAACGTCCTCGAACGCATGGACGAGGTGGGCGTCGACAAGCTGGCGTTCACCTCCTCGTCGACGGTGTACGGCGAGGCCCCGATGCCGACGCCCGAGGACTACGCGCCCCTCGAACCCATCAGCATCTACGGGTCGAGCAAGCTGGCCGACGAGGCCATCGTCTCGACCTACGCCCACTCATACGGCATCCAGGCGTGGGTCTACCGGTTCGCCAACATCGTCGGTCCCCACCAGCGGGGCAACGTGGTCCCCGACTTCATCGAGAAGCTGCTCGACGACCCCGAGACCCTGACGATTCTGGGCGACGGCCGCCAGGAGAAATCCTACCTCCACGTCGAGGAGTGCGTCGACGCGATGTGCCACGTCGTCGAGCACGCAGACGACGACCTCAACATCTACAACCTCGGCACCCGGACCACCACCTCGGTCAATTCCATCGCCGACATCGTGGCCGACGAGATGGGTCTGGACCCCGACTACGAGTACACCGGCGGCGACCGCGGGTGGACCGGCGACGTGCCCAAGATGCGCCTCTCCATCGAGAAGCTCTCGGCGCTCGGGTGGGAGCCCTCCACGTCGAGCGACGAGGCGGTCCGAAAGGCGACCCGGCAGTTGCTGGCAGAACTTCGGGCCGAGCGGTAG
- the moaC gene encoding cyclic pyranopterin monophosphate synthase MoaC, which translates to MSNEDAPDGSDADLTHTDEEGEVQMVDVGAKPDTARRAVAAGEIRLRPETVAAIRDNDVSKGDVLATARVGAIQAVKHTWETIPMCHQIPITNVETDFDLSEDRVTLEVAVETTGKTGCEMEALEGVTTGLNVVWDMVKAAEKDAEGQYPDTAVENVRVVEKRKSEV; encoded by the coding sequence ATGAGTAACGAGGACGCGCCCGACGGGTCGGACGCCGACCTCACCCACACCGACGAGGAGGGCGAGGTCCAGATGGTGGACGTGGGCGCGAAACCCGACACCGCGCGCCGGGCGGTCGCGGCGGGCGAAATTCGCCTTCGACCCGAGACCGTCGCGGCCATCCGCGACAACGACGTTTCGAAGGGCGACGTGCTCGCGACCGCGCGGGTCGGCGCGATTCAAGCCGTCAAGCACACCTGGGAGACCATCCCGATGTGCCACCAGATTCCCATCACGAACGTCGAGACCGACTTCGACCTGAGCGAAGACCGCGTGACCCTCGAAGTCGCGGTCGAGACGACCGGCAAGACCGGCTGTGAGATGGAGGCTCTGGAGGGCGTGACCACCGGCCTGAACGTGGTCTGGGACATGGTGAAGGCTGCAGAGAAGGACGCCGAGGGGCAGTACCCCGATACCGCCGTCGAGAACGTTCGCGTGGTCGAGAAACGCAAGTCGGAGGTCTGA
- a CDS encoding AbrB/MazE/SpoVT family DNA-binding domain-containing protein encodes MSKSTDERGRIYLPKDVRERFGDRYRIVELPSHVALFPVDEDPIEGLRDAVGDAFEGEDAADLKREAREAISREIGEEAENLSGESED; translated from the coding sequence CCGACGAACGCGGGCGGATTTACCTCCCGAAGGACGTCCGAGAGCGGTTCGGCGACCGGTATCGCATCGTCGAACTCCCGAGCCACGTCGCGCTGTTCCCCGTCGACGAGGACCCAATCGAGGGGCTTCGAGACGCGGTCGGTGACGCCTTCGAAGGGGAAGACGCGGCCGACCTGAAGCGGGAGGCGCGCGAGGCCATCTCCCGAGAGATCGGCGAAGAGGCTGAGAATCTGTCGGGTGAGAGCGAGGACTGA
- a CDS encoding M3 family oligoendopeptidase — protein MSLPARDDVAPEYRFDLTRIFERPADWDAAAEALRERLGRLESRASEPLDSPEDLRTLLESVEECHRRKQRLGLYALLAANVNTESEAASERRRRFRDLESEFSPAIAAVRRRLRDTGDDRLDALVAESGDYRRYAESLREQAARVRSPDAEEAVAAHAEVRSAPTRIIEAVRNEDFDPPTVERPDGTTVELRYGNFRDELTHADRDYRRRVYEAYRREMDRFEHALSRAFAEKLGAAHTEAEMRGHDSIRDRDFRGTYPESGLEPTLPGEVHDAMLGAVRANLDPYHRAQEDRRERLGVETLRPWDLSGSVADASDPEIPYEEAKERILGALEPLGDDYVARTRSFFEERRIDVYPTQDKRTDIPAYCPSSAEDGAFVLANYRDDVWSMSVVCHELGHALNVSYHREGPTRYATCPSSVCEVPSLLHEILLAEHCIAEGGALADHARDRLVEFLGGNFYNAAMSSAFVHELATAAEDGDHLSAERIRESYADLLAEFRPVVAYDDRAGRNWLGWGTREPYCSFQYVLGATGALVVRDRLRDGSLSPADYREFLRNTGREGVLAQFERLGIDPTSPDPYERAAEAFGGYLDEL, from the coding sequence ATGAGCCTGCCAGCACGCGACGACGTAGCGCCCGAGTATCGCTTCGACCTGACCCGCATCTTCGAGAGGCCCGCCGACTGGGACGCGGCGGCCGAGGCGCTCAGAGAGCGCCTCGGCCGCCTCGAATCCCGGGCGAGCGAGCCGCTCGACTCGCCCGAGGACCTTCGGACGTTGCTCGAATCGGTCGAGGAGTGTCACCGGCGAAAGCAACGACTGGGCCTGTACGCCCTGCTCGCCGCGAACGTGAACACCGAGTCGGAGGCCGCGAGCGAGCGCCGACGCCGGTTCCGGGACCTCGAATCCGAGTTCAGCCCCGCGATAGCGGCGGTGCGCCGACGCCTCCGGGACACCGGCGACGACCGCCTCGACGCGCTCGTCGCCGAGTCGGGCGACTACCGACGGTACGCCGAGAGCCTCCGCGAGCAGGCGGCGCGGGTGCGCTCGCCCGACGCGGAGGAGGCCGTCGCCGCCCACGCCGAGGTCCGGTCCGCGCCGACGAGAATCATCGAGGCCGTCCGGAACGAGGACTTCGACCCGCCCACCGTCGAGCGTCCCGACGGGACCACGGTCGAACTCCGGTACGGCAACTTCCGCGACGAACTCACCCACGCCGACCGCGACTACCGCCGACGGGTGTACGAGGCCTACCGCCGAGAGATGGACCGTTTCGAGCACGCGCTCTCTCGGGCGTTCGCCGAGAAACTCGGCGCGGCCCACACCGAGGCCGAGATGCGGGGCCACGACTCGATTCGGGACCGGGACTTCCGCGGGACCTACCCCGAATCCGGTCTCGAACCGACCCTGCCCGGCGAGGTCCACGACGCGATGCTCGGGGCGGTCCGGGCGAACCTCGACCCCTATCACCGCGCGCAGGAGGACCGACGCGAGCGTCTGGGCGTCGAGACCCTTCGACCGTGGGACCTCTCGGGGTCGGTCGCCGACGCGTCCGACCCCGAGATACCGTACGAGGAAGCGAAAGAGCGTATCCTCGGCGCGCTCGAACCGCTCGGCGACGACTACGTCGCTCGCACCCGGTCGTTCTTCGAAGAGCGCCGCATCGACGTCTATCCCACTCAGGACAAGCGCACCGACATCCCGGCGTACTGTCCCTCGTCGGCCGAAGACGGCGCGTTCGTGCTGGCGAACTACCGCGACGACGTGTGGTCGATGTCGGTAGTCTGCCACGAACTCGGCCACGCGCTCAACGTCTCTTACCACCGGGAGGGACCGACCCGGTACGCGACCTGCCCGAGTTCCGTCTGCGAGGTCCCCTCGCTCCTCCACGAGATTCTGCTGGCCGAACACTGCATCGCCGAGGGCGGTGCGCTCGCCGACCACGCGAGAGACCGACTGGTGGAGTTCCTCGGCGGGAACTTCTACAACGCCGCGATGTCCTCGGCGTTCGTCCACGAACTCGCGACCGCGGCGGAGGACGGCGACCACCTCTCCGCCGAACGCATCCGGGAGTCCTACGCCGACCTCCTCGCGGAGTTCCGGCCGGTCGTCGCCTACGATGACCGCGCCGGACGGAACTGGCTCGGGTGGGGCACGCGCGAACCCTACTGTAGCTTCCAGTACGTCCTCGGCGCGACGGGCGCGCTCGTGGTTCGGGACCGACTCCGCGATGGGAGTCTCTCGCCCGCCGACTACCGCGAGTTCCTCCGGAACACCGGGCGGGAGGGCGTTCTCGCGCAGTTCGAGCGTCTCGGCATCGACCCGACGAGTCCGGACCCCTACGAGCGCGCCGCCGAGGCGTTCGGCGGCTATCTGGACGAACTGTAG
- the hflX gene encoding GTPase HflX, protein MNAIIAKRVDSDTPDTEEIRDLTRAAGYEVVDEFTQSRKEDPALQIGEGKADELAAAVAETGAAVVVFDNELGPYQTYNLGQKLPEGTRVIDRFRLILEIFGQRAQTRKAQLQVELAELRYELPRAEAKTSLAKRDERPGFMGLGEYDESREQDIKDQISRIKDELDSIARTEADRRDRRRESGFDLVAMAGYTNAGKSTLMQSLAADLELGENDDLHPDLDTTAEAQDRLFTTLGTTTRKMDMERRDVLLTDTVGFISDLPHWLVESFKSTLDAVYYADLVLLVVDVSEPVEDIREKLVTSHDTLYERNEAPIVTVLNKIDAVTEEELTEKREALSALAPNPIAVSGKAQLNLDALRERIDAELPDWKRERLLLPMTEDTMSVVSWIHDHGRVDDVTYADDEVVVDFEARPSVVERARAKAGELPSAPSA, encoded by the coding sequence ATGAACGCGATAATCGCAAAGCGAGTCGATTCAGACACGCCAGACACCGAGGAGATACGCGACCTGACCCGCGCCGCGGGCTACGAGGTCGTCGATGAGTTCACCCAGTCCCGCAAGGAGGACCCCGCGCTCCAGATCGGCGAGGGGAAGGCCGACGAACTGGCCGCCGCGGTCGCCGAGACCGGCGCGGCGGTCGTGGTCTTCGACAACGAACTCGGGCCGTACCAGACCTACAATCTGGGCCAGAAGCTCCCCGAGGGCACGCGAGTCATCGACCGGTTCCGGCTCATCCTCGAGATATTCGGCCAGCGCGCACAGACCCGGAAGGCCCAGCTGCAGGTCGAACTCGCGGAACTCCGGTACGAACTCCCGCGGGCGGAGGCCAAGACCAGCCTCGCCAAGCGCGACGAGCGCCCGGGGTTCATGGGACTGGGCGAGTACGACGAGAGCCGCGAGCAGGACATCAAGGACCAGATATCCCGCATCAAAGACGAACTCGACTCCATCGCCCGGACCGAGGCCGACCGCCGGGACCGCCGGAGGGAATCGGGATTCGACCTCGTGGCGATGGCTGGCTACACCAACGCCGGGAAGTCGACGCTGATGCAGAGCCTCGCGGCCGACCTCGAACTCGGCGAGAACGACGACCTCCATCCCGACCTCGACACCACCGCCGAGGCCCAGGACCGCCTCTTCACGACGCTCGGTACCACCACCCGGAAGATGGACATGGAGCGCCGGGACGTGCTACTGACCGACACCGTCGGGTTCATCAGCGACCTGCCCCACTGGCTCGTGGAGTCGTTCAAGTCCACCCTCGACGCGGTGTACTACGCCGACCTCGTCCTGCTGGTGGTGGACGTGAGCGAGCCCGTCGAGGACATCCGCGAGAAGCTCGTCACCTCCCACGACACCCTCTACGAGCGCAACGAGGCCCCCATCGTGACCGTGCTGAACAAGATAGACGCCGTCACCGAGGAGGAACTGACCGAGAAACGCGAGGCGCTCTCGGCGCTCGCGCCGAACCCCATCGCCGTCTCGGGCAAGGCCCAGCTCAACCTCGACGCCCTCCGCGAGCGCATCGACGCGGAACTCCCCGACTGGAAGCGCGAACGCCTCCTCCTCCCGATGACCGAGGACACGATGAGCGTCGTCTCGTGGATTCACGACCACGGTCGGGTCGACGACGTGACCTACGCCGACGACGAGGTGGTCGTGGACTTCGAGGCCCGCCCCTCGGTGGTCGAGCGAGCGCGGGCGAAGGCCGGGGAGTTGCCCTCCGCGCCCTCGGCCTGA
- a CDS encoding FUN14 domain-containing protein, producing MELGIDPQQLGLEFGSGAAIGGIMGFAAKKVAKLLAVLVGIELALFKFLESRGILTVDWERLSAGVLKVGDAAQGGTPPSWVTSILSTLSVGAGFTGGFLVGFRKG from the coding sequence ATGGAACTGGGAATCGACCCGCAGCAACTCGGGCTCGAGTTCGGTTCGGGTGCGGCAATCGGCGGTATCATGGGCTTCGCCGCGAAGAAGGTCGCCAAGCTTCTGGCGGTGCTCGTCGGCATCGAACTCGCGCTGTTCAAGTTCCTCGAATCGCGGGGCATCCTGACGGTCGACTGGGAGCGGCTCAGCGCGGGCGTGTTGAAGGTCGGCGACGCCGCCCAGGGCGGGACTCCGCCCTCGTGGGTGACGAGCATCCTCTCGACCCTCTCGGTCGGTGCCGGGTTCACCGGCGGCTTCCTCGTCGGCTTCAGGAAGGGGTAA
- a CDS encoding acylphosphatase, with protein sequence MPESDDRTRAHVFVSGTVQGVYYRANTRDTARELGIDGWVRNLPDGRVEAVFEGSEDSVSEMVEWCHTGSPAAEVEDVEVEYGDPEGEDGFRIRR encoded by the coding sequence ATGCCAGAGAGCGACGACCGCACGCGAGCGCACGTCTTCGTCTCCGGGACGGTACAGGGCGTCTACTACCGGGCGAACACCCGCGACACCGCCCGAGAGCTGGGAATCGACGGCTGGGTCAGGAACCTCCCGGACGGCCGGGTCGAGGCCGTCTTCGAGGGGTCGGAGGACTCGGTCTCCGAGATGGTCGAGTGGTGTCACACCGGAAGCCCCGCGGCCGAGGTCGAGGACGTGGAGGTCGAGTACGGCGACCCGGAGGGCGAGGACGGCTTCCGGATTCGGCGGTAG